From one Bacteroides eggerthii genomic stretch:
- the folP gene encoding dihydropteroate synthase: MKTLQSEYINVNGSLLDLSSPCVMGILNVTPDSFYAGSRMQTEVDIAHRVEQIVAEGARIIDVGAYSSRPNAENVSPGEEMERLRMGLGILRKVQPDAVVSVDTFRADVAKMCVEEYGVAIINDIAAGEMDENMFRTVAALNVPYIMMHMQGTPQDMQQHPHYDNLLKEVFMYFSHKVQQLRDLGVKDIILDPGFGFGKTVEHNYELLAHLEEFRIFELPLLVGVSRKSMIYRLLGTTAQEALNGTTVLDTICLLKGADILRVHDVREAVETVKIVEAMKAGCSALITNH, translated from the coding sequence ATGAAAACTTTGCAGTCTGAATATATAAATGTCAACGGTTCCTTGTTAGACCTTTCTTCCCCCTGCGTCATGGGGATTCTCAATGTTACTCCCGATTCTTTTTATGCCGGTAGCCGTATGCAGACGGAAGTCGACATAGCGCATCGTGTGGAACAGATTGTTGCCGAAGGAGCGCGTATTATTGATGTCGGTGCCTACTCTTCGCGCCCAAACGCTGAGAATGTATCTCCCGGGGAGGAAATGGAACGTTTACGCATGGGGTTGGGCATCCTGAGGAAAGTGCAGCCTGATGCGGTTGTTTCAGTAGATACTTTCAGGGCGGATGTGGCGAAAATGTGTGTCGAGGAGTATGGTGTGGCAATTATCAACGATATTGCCGCGGGAGAAATGGATGAGAATATGTTCCGTACGGTTGCTGCGTTGAATGTTCCTTATATAATGATGCATATGCAGGGTACACCGCAGGATATGCAGCAACACCCTCATTATGATAATCTGCTGAAAGAGGTGTTCATGTATTTTTCCCATAAAGTGCAGCAGTTGCGCGATTTAGGCGTGAAAGATATTATTCTGGATCCGGGTTTTGGCTTTGGCAAGACGGTGGAGCATAACTATGAGTTGCTGGCTCATTTGGAGGAGTTCCGTATTTTTGAACTTCCTTTGCTAGTAGGCGTTTCCCGTAAATCAATGATTTACCGCTTATTGGGTACCACCGCTCAAGAGGCGTTGAACGGTACAACCGTACTGGATACCATCTGCCTGTTGAAGGGGGCTGATATACTTCGCGTACACGATGTGCGCGAAGCAGTGGAAACGGTGAAAATTGTGGAAGCAATGAAAGCCGGGTGCTCTGCGTTAATCACTAATCATTAA
- the pta gene encoding phosphate acetyltransferase, protein MQRLINEILERAKADRQRIVLPEGTEERTLKAANQILTDGIADLILLGNPAEINACATEWGLGNISKATIIDPENNPKQEEYAQLLFELRKKKGMTIEEARKLVTNPLYLGCLIIKNGDADGQLAGARNTTGDVLRPALQIIKTAPGITCVSGAMLLLTHAPEYGKNGVLVMGDVAVTPVPDASQLAQIAVCTARTAKAVAGLDPKVALLSFSTKGSAKHEVVDKVVEALKIAKELAPDIAIDGELQADAALVPEVGASKAPGSAIAGNANVLVVPSLEVGNISYKLVQRLGHADAVGPILQGIARPVNDLSRGCSIEDVYRMIAITANQAIAAKHNK, encoded by the coding sequence ATGCAAAGATTAATTAATGAAATTTTAGAGCGTGCGAAAGCCGATCGCCAACGCATTGTTCTTCCTGAAGGTACGGAAGAACGCACATTGAAAGCTGCCAATCAAATTTTGACAGACGGTATTGCAGACCTCATTCTTTTGGGCAATCCTGCTGAAATCAACGCTTGCGCAACAGAGTGGGGACTTGGTAATATTTCCAAGGCTACTATTATTGATCCGGAGAACAATCCGAAGCAGGAAGAATATGCACAGCTGCTGTTCGAACTGCGTAAGAAAAAAGGCATGACTATTGAAGAAGCCCGCAAATTGGTTACCAATCCGCTTTACTTGGGTTGTTTGATTATCAAGAACGGCGATGCGGACGGTCAGTTGGCAGGCGCCCGCAATACTACCGGTGATGTGCTTCGTCCGGCTTTGCAGATAATCAAGACAGCTCCGGGCATTACTTGTGTCTCTGGTGCGATGTTGCTGTTGACACATGCTCCTGAGTATGGAAAGAACGGTGTTCTGGTGATGGGAGATGTTGCTGTAACTCCGGTTCCTGATGCTTCTCAGCTGGCACAGATCGCTGTTTGTACAGCACGTACGGCTAAGGCTGTTGCAGGACTTGATCCCAAGGTGGCATTGTTGAGTTTTTCTACGAAGGGCTCTGCAAAACACGAAGTGGTGGACAAAGTGGTGGAAGCCTTGAAAATTGCTAAAGAACTGGCTCCTGACATTGCTATTGACGGTGAATTGCAGGCTGATGCAGCGCTGGTTCCTGAGGTAGGCGCCAGCAAAGCTCCGGGTTCTGCCATTGCAGGCAATGCAAATGTGTTGGTTGTTCCGAGTCTTGAGGTAGGTAATATCTCTTACAAGTTGGTACAGCGTTTGGGACATGCCGATGCGGTTGGTCCGATCTTGCAAGGTATTGCTCGCCCGGTAAACGATTTGTCACGCGGTTGCTCCATCGAAGATGTTTATCGTATGATTGCAATTACTGCAAACCAAGCTATTGCAGCTAAACATAATAAATAA
- a CDS encoding TldD/PmbA family protein has protein sequence MDRRNFLRTGGMAVLGSLAMPSLAMPESVRGALGGTDHKSAVAAAINHFGVTEADLKKVMAVALEKGGDYADLYFEHTFNNDVSLMDGKVNNCGSNIDFGMGVRVLAGDQSGYAYVEGVTLEEMLRAARTAARIASSGKAGKPVGLTAKTIARNRYAVTAPWEDVSVKDKIPYLEKLNEKIFSLDNRVRKVQAYLQDSTSHVLFCNSEGVSYYDYRPMVSFMAVCIMEENGKMENGYAGRSYRKGFEFMTDDVVDVIAREVVDRTAILFKAIKPKGGEMPVVMGSGGSGILLHEAIGHAFEADFNRKDISIFSSQLNKKVCNEHINVVDDGTIPFNRGSVNFDDEGVEGQKTYIVREGVLTSYLHDRISAKHYGVNPTGNGRRDTFRNLPIPRMRATYMEAGNMKEADIISTVKNGIFVDTFTNGQVQIGAGDFTFFVKSGYLIEDGKLTQPIKDINIIGNGPKALADITMVADNDKIDNGTWTCGKDGQSCPVTCGMPSALVSKLTVGGES, from the coding sequence ATGGATAGACGAAACTTTTTACGAACCGGCGGAATGGCTGTTTTAGGCTCATTGGCCATGCCGTCGTTGGCTATGCCGGAGTCTGTACGCGGAGCATTGGGAGGGACAGACCACAAGTCGGCTGTTGCTGCTGCTATCAATCATTTTGGTGTGACGGAAGCCGATTTGAAAAAGGTAATGGCTGTTGCCCTGGAAAAGGGAGGCGATTATGCTGACCTTTATTTCGAGCATACTTTTAATAATGATGTGAGCTTAATGGATGGCAAGGTAAACAATTGCGGTTCCAATATTGATTTTGGTATGGGAGTGCGTGTCCTTGCGGGAGACCAAAGCGGCTACGCCTATGTAGAAGGCGTTACGTTAGAGGAAATGTTGCGTGCCGCCCGTACTGCCGCCCGTATTGCATCTTCGGGTAAGGCCGGCAAGCCCGTAGGCCTGACAGCGAAGACAATAGCCCGGAATCGCTATGCCGTTACGGCTCCCTGGGAAGATGTGAGCGTGAAAGATAAGATCCCTTATCTGGAAAAGCTGAATGAGAAAATCTTTTCTTTGGATAATCGTGTCCGGAAAGTGCAGGCATATTTGCAAGATAGCACTTCGCATGTGTTGTTCTGTAATTCGGAAGGCGTCAGCTATTATGATTATCGTCCGATGGTATCTTTTATGGCTGTTTGTATCATGGAAGAGAACGGTAAAATGGAAAACGGCTATGCCGGAAGATCCTATCGCAAGGGCTTTGAATTTATGACAGACGATGTTGTGGACGTAATTGCCCGCGAGGTGGTGGACCGGACGGCTATCTTATTCAAGGCTATCAAGCCTAAAGGTGGCGAAATGCCTGTTGTAATGGGATCGGGCGGTTCGGGCATTTTGTTGCACGAGGCTATCGGACATGCTTTTGAAGCTGACTTCAACCGTAAGGACATATCCATATTCTCCAGCCAGCTGAACAAGAAAGTATGCAACGAACATATCAATGTAGTAGATGACGGTACGATTCCTTTCAATCGCGGTTCTGTGAACTTTGACGATGAAGGTGTGGAGGGACAGAAAACTTATATTGTCCGGGAAGGTGTACTTACCAGCTATCTGCACGATCGTATCAGCGCCAAGCATTATGGTGTGAATCCTACGGGAAACGGCCGTCGCGATACATTCCGCAATCTGCCTATCCCCCGCATGCGCGCCACGTATATGGAAGCCGGAAATATGAAGGAAGCGGATATTATTTCGACTGTAAAGAACGGTATTTTCGTAGATACGTTTACGAATGGTCAGGTGCAGATTGGCGCCGGTGACTTTACTTTCTTCGTGAAGTCCGGTTATTTGATTGAGGATGGTAAACTGACACAACCCATCAAGGATATCAATATCATAGGTAATGGTCCGAAAGCACTGGCAGACATAACAATGGTGGCCGATAATGACAAGATTGACAACGGAACGTGGACTTGCGGCAAGGACGGGCAGTCCTGCCCGGTGACCTGCGGCATGCCGTCGGCATTGGTCAGCAAACTGACGGTAGGTGGAGAAAGTTAA
- a CDS encoding LrgB family protein: MNFLENEFFLLAITFGIFFLAKLLQKKTGIMLLNPILLTIAILIIFLKMANISYDTYNKGGYLIEFWLKPAVVALGVPLYLQLETIRKQLLPILLSQLAGCIVGVISVVLIAKLMGASDEIIYSLAPKSVTTPIAMEVTKSIGGIPALTAAVVVCVGLLGGILGFKTMKITHIGSPMAQGLSLGAAAHAVGTSAAMDISSKYGAFASLGLTLNGILTALLTPTILRLLGLL, encoded by the coding sequence ATGAACTTTCTGGAAAACGAATTCTTCCTGCTGGCTATTACTTTCGGGATATTCTTCTTAGCCAAGCTGCTTCAAAAGAAGACAGGAATCATGTTGCTGAATCCCATTCTGCTGACCATCGCCATACTCATTATTTTCCTGAAGATGGCGAATATCAGTTACGACACATATAATAAAGGAGGGTATCTGATTGAATTCTGGCTCAAACCGGCGGTAGTCGCATTAGGTGTACCTTTGTATCTGCAACTGGAAACTATCAGGAAACAGTTGTTGCCTATTCTGCTTTCACAACTGGCGGGATGCATTGTAGGAGTTATTTCCGTAGTTCTGATAGCCAAGTTGATGGGAGCGTCCGACGAGATTATTTATTCATTAGCCCCCAAATCCGTAACCACCCCGATAGCCATGGAAGTTACGAAGTCGATAGGAGGCATCCCTGCACTGACTGCCGCCGTAGTGGTTTGCGTTGGTCTGCTGGGTGGAATATTAGGGTTTAAAACCATGAAAATCACCCACATCGGAAGTCCCATGGCACAGGGTCTCTCCTTGGGAGCTGCCGCACATGCGGTCGGTACATCGGCAGCAATGGACATCAGTAGTAAATACGGTGCATTTGCCAGCCTCGGACTTACACTTAACGGGATTCTCACAGCTTTATTAACGCCAACAATTTTGCGATTGTTAGGGCTGCTCTAA
- a CDS encoding TldD/PmbA family protein — MITDNNKKLAQWAMDYALKNGCRAAKLVLYSNSNASFELRDAKMDKLQQASESGLSISLYVDGKYGSYSTNRLDKKELETFIKNGIESTRYLAVDEARVLPDASRYYKGGKPDLQLFDKQFNIINPDDKVAVARAAAEEVLGKDNRIISVGTSYSDGENASYRLTSNGFEGESGSTWFSVSVDVAMRGEGEMRPSSYWYESALFYDKLVKSGVGVRALERVLQKLGQRKVASGKYTMVVDPMNSSNLLSPVLSALYGSALQQKNSFLLDKLNTKIGAELLNLMDEPHLIGARGARYFDSEGVATEPRSVFENGVLKTYFIDTYNSKKMGVEPTVNSPSLLVLKPGSKDLNGLVADVQKGILVTGFNGGNCNSSSGDFSYGIEGFLIENGKLTQPISEMNVTGNMITLWASLAAVGNDARMSSSWRIPSLVFEGVDFSGL; from the coding sequence ATGATTACAGACAATAATAAGAAACTGGCACAGTGGGCAATGGATTATGCCCTGAAAAACGGATGCCGGGCAGCCAAGTTGGTGCTGTACTCCAACTCCAACGCCTCATTTGAATTGCGTGACGCCAAAATGGATAAACTGCAGCAAGCCTCGGAAAGCGGGCTTAGCATCAGTTTGTATGTTGATGGTAAATACGGTTCTTATTCAACCAACCGTTTGGATAAGAAGGAGCTGGAAACGTTCATTAAGAATGGTATTGAGTCTACACGTTATCTGGCTGTGGACGAGGCACGTGTGTTGCCTGACGCTTCCCGCTATTATAAAGGAGGTAAGCCTGATTTGCAGTTGTTCGACAAACAGTTCAACATCATCAATCCGGATGATAAGGTTGCGGTTGCACGAGCCGCTGCCGAAGAGGTTTTAGGTAAGGACAATCGTATCATATCCGTAGGCACTTCGTATAGCGATGGTGAAAATGCCTCTTATCGTTTGACAAGTAACGGTTTTGAAGGAGAGTCCGGTTCTACCTGGTTTTCTGTGTCTGTAGATGTGGCGATGAGGGGAGAAGGAGAGATGCGTCCGTCATCTTATTGGTATGAGTCGGCCCTGTTTTATGACAAACTGGTGAAATCGGGTGTCGGTGTGAGAGCTTTGGAACGCGTCTTGCAAAAACTCGGACAAAGGAAAGTGGCTTCCGGTAAATATACGATGGTTGTGGACCCCATGAATTCCAGTAATCTGCTTAGCCCGGTATTGAGCGCATTGTATGGTTCTGCGTTGCAGCAAAAGAACTCTTTCCTATTGGATAAACTGAATACGAAAATAGGTGCGGAGTTGTTGAACCTTATGGATGAACCTCACTTGATCGGTGCAAGGGGAGCACGCTATTTCGACAGTGAGGGAGTGGCAACAGAACCGCGTTCTGTGTTTGAAAACGGGGTGCTGAAGACTTACTTTATCGATACCTATAATTCCAAGAAAATGGGAGTGGAGCCTACCGTTAATTCTCCTTCTCTGTTGGTGCTTAAGCCGGGGAGCAAAGACCTGAACGGTTTGGTTGCCGATGTACAGAAAGGTATTTTGGTCACAGGCTTTAACGGAGGTAACTGCAACAGCAGTTCGGGAGATTTCTCGTATGGCATTGAGGGATTCTTGATTGAAAACGGCAAGCTGACCCAGCCAATCAGTGAGATGAATGTAACGGGTAATATGATAACGCTTTGGGCTTCCTTGGCGGCTGTGGGCAATGACGCTCGTATGTCTTCATCCTGGCGTATTCCTTCCTTGGTGTTCGAAGGAGTAGACTTCAGCGGATTGTAA
- a CDS encoding DUF2156 domain-containing protein has protein sequence MIQFKDIELEDKELITSFTLNSPRQNCDLSFSNLCSWRFLYNTKFAVMDGFLLLKFWAEGELVYMMPIGNGDLNKVLNALIEDANREGEPFCLLGICAGMCAELETFMPGKFQFTADRDYADYIYLRSDLATLSGKKFQAKRNHVNKFRKTYNYKYTPITADRIQECLDLEAEWCKANNCDQHEGTGNERRALIYALHNFDALGLTGGILHVEDKIAAFTFGMPINQNTFGVHVEKADTNIDGAYAMINYEFANHIPEQYIYINREEDLGIEGLRKAKLSYQPAIILEKYMACLKERPVGAFKW, from the coding sequence ATGATTCAATTTAAAGATATTGAACTAGAAGACAAAGAACTTATAACTTCCTTTACCCTGAATAGCCCACGACAGAACTGTGATCTGTCATTTTCCAACTTATGCAGTTGGCGTTTTTTATATAATACGAAATTCGCTGTTATGGACGGTTTCCTGTTATTGAAATTTTGGGCCGAAGGAGAGCTTGTATATATGATGCCTATCGGCAACGGCGATTTAAACAAGGTACTGAACGCACTGATAGAAGATGCCAACCGGGAAGGCGAACCCTTTTGCCTGTTGGGTATCTGCGCCGGAATGTGCGCCGAATTAGAAACTTTTATGCCCGGCAAATTCCAGTTCACAGCAGACAGAGATTACGCCGACTATATATACCTGCGCTCTGACCTTGCCACCCTATCCGGCAAGAAATTCCAGGCAAAGCGGAATCATGTCAACAAATTCAGGAAAACATATAATTATAAATACACCCCGATAACTGCCGACCGTATTCAAGAGTGCCTTGATTTGGAAGCAGAATGGTGTAAAGCAAATAACTGTGACCAGCATGAGGGAACCGGCAACGAGCGTCGTGCACTGATATACGCTCTTCATAATTTTGATGCATTGGGACTGACCGGCGGCATCCTTCATGTAGAAGACAAAATCGCAGCCTTTACCTTCGGCATGCCTATCAACCAAAACACATTTGGAGTGCATGTAGAGAAAGCTGATACCAATATAGACGGTGCTTATGCCATGATTAATTATGAGTTTGCCAACCATATTCCGGAACAATATATCTACATCAACCGGGAAGAGGATTTGGGGATTGAAGGATTACGAAAAGCAAAACTATCTTACCAACCCGCCATAATCCTTGAAAAGTATATGGCTTGCTTAAAGGAACGGCCGGTAGGGGCTTTCAAGTGGTAA
- the cdaA gene encoding diadenylate cyclase CdaA, which translates to MFFEFGIKDFIDILLVAFLLYYTYKLMKASGSINVFTGILVFILIWLVVSQVLEMKLLGSIFDKLVSVGVLALIILFQDEIRRFLLTLGSHQHASALVRFFTGNKKESMEHDEIMPVVMACISMGKQKVGALIVIEHNMPLDDVVRTGEVINADINQRLIENIFFKNSPLHDGAMVISKKRIKAAGCILPVSHNLDIPKELGLRHRAAMGISQVSDAHAVIVSEETGSISVAYKGQFYLRLSAEELERLLTKEI; encoded by the coding sequence GTGTTTTTTGAATTTGGCATAAAAGATTTTATAGACATTCTGCTGGTAGCTTTCCTGCTTTATTATACGTACAAACTGATGAAAGCGTCCGGTTCTATCAACGTGTTTACGGGCATCTTGGTGTTCATTTTGATTTGGCTGGTGGTTTCTCAAGTGCTGGAGATGAAGCTTCTGGGGTCTATCTTCGACAAACTGGTCAGCGTGGGGGTGCTGGCACTTATTATTCTGTTTCAAGACGAGATACGCCGCTTCCTGCTTACACTCGGTTCGCATCAGCATGCCAGCGCTCTGGTGCGTTTCTTTACGGGGAATAAGAAAGAGAGTATGGAGCATGATGAAATTATGCCGGTTGTCATGGCATGCATCAGTATGGGCAAACAGAAAGTCGGTGCGCTGATTGTCATTGAACATAATATGCCGTTGGACGATGTTGTGCGTACGGGAGAGGTGATCAATGCCGATATAAACCAGCGTCTGATAGAGAATATTTTCTTCAAGAACAGTCCGCTGCATGACGGGGCAATGGTCATCAGCAAGAAACGTATCAAGGCAGCAGGATGTATCTTGCCTGTGTCGCATAATTTGGATATTCCGAAGGAGCTGGGTCTGCGTCATCGCGCGGCTATGGGTATATCTCAGGTCTCGGATGCTCACGCTGTCATTGTGTCGGAGGAGACGGGATCCATTTCCGTAGCCTATAAAGGACAGTTCTATTTGCGTTTGAGCGCCGAGGAGCTGGAGCGTCTTTTGACAAAAGAAATTTAA
- the eis gene encoding enhanced intracellular survival protein Eis codes for MREQVKKLWKLCFNDSNEFTEMYFRLRYNNEVNIAIQSGEEVIAALQILPYPMTFGGKEISTGYVSGACTHPDYRNRGAMRELLSQAFARMQQNGVAVSTLIPAEPWLFDYYAGTGYAPVFKYASTTFTASDKTNSNETVVLEKANDYQEDIYSYLNRKMRERPYCIQHTETDFRVILSDLQLSKGHVYTLNQSGRILALAIAYPAGSVWHVGEIVAETPDIRTLLLQRICKLLHIPSIQVSAPPAEEQEGLQPLGMARIINAKEILQQYAAGHPELEMSIALTDQQLSTNSGYYYLNNGKCMSSAKRLPGRHLALTIGELAEKILSPLHPYMSLMLN; via the coding sequence ATGCGGGAACAGGTAAAGAAGTTATGGAAACTTTGTTTTAACGACAGCAACGAATTTACAGAGATGTACTTCCGCCTGCGCTACAACAATGAAGTTAACATCGCCATTCAAAGTGGTGAGGAGGTGATTGCCGCCCTGCAAATACTGCCCTATCCCATGACTTTCGGAGGGAAAGAGATCAGTACAGGCTATGTGTCGGGAGCTTGTACACATCCCGACTACCGGAATCGTGGAGCTATGCGCGAACTTCTATCACAGGCATTTGCCCGCATGCAACAGAACGGAGTCGCCGTTTCCACTCTGATTCCGGCAGAGCCCTGGCTATTCGACTATTATGCCGGTACCGGCTATGCACCTGTATTTAAATATGCCTCCACCACCTTTACCGCTTCGGACAAGACCAACTCCAACGAAACGGTTGTTTTGGAAAAAGCCAACGACTATCAGGAAGACATATACAGTTACTTAAACCGGAAAATGAGAGAACGGCCTTATTGCATCCAACATACCGAAACAGACTTTCGAGTTATTCTTTCTGATTTGCAACTAAGCAAAGGGCATGTTTACACACTAAATCAAAGTGGCAGAATCTTGGCATTAGCCATTGCATATCCGGCAGGAAGCGTTTGGCACGTAGGGGAAATCGTTGCGGAGACACCCGATATACGTACATTATTACTACAACGTATTTGCAAACTGTTGCACATCCCGTCCATTCAAGTATCCGCCCCGCCGGCAGAAGAACAAGAAGGCCTGCAACCACTGGGCATGGCACGCATCATCAATGCCAAAGAAATACTGCAACAATATGCCGCCGGACATCCGGAACTGGAAATGAGCATTGCCCTTACCGACCAGCAACTCAGTACCAACAGCGGCTACTATTACCTGAACAACGGTAAATGTATGAGTAGTGCCAAACGTCTGCCGGGCAGGCATTTGGCACTCACTATCGGCGAGCTTGCCGAGAAAATATTATCGCCATTACACCCCTATATGAGTCTAATGCTAAATTAG
- a CDS encoding CidA/LrgA family protein: protein MIRQCAILFGCLALGELIVFLTDIKLPSSIIGMLLLTLFLKLGWIKLHWVQGMSDFLVANLGFFFIPPGVALMLYFDIIAAEFWPIVTASLISTLLVLVVTGWVHQLTRKIK from the coding sequence ATGATCCGTCAATGCGCTATTCTTTTCGGATGTCTGGCCTTAGGTGAATTGATTGTATTCTTAACGGATATCAAACTCCCCTCCAGCATCATCGGCATGCTGCTGCTCACCCTTTTCTTAAAATTAGGTTGGATAAAACTGCACTGGGTGCAGGGGATGTCCGATTTTTTAGTAGCCAACCTGGGCTTTTTCTTCATTCCGCCCGGTGTGGCCCTTATGCTTTATTTTGATATTATTGCCGCCGAATTCTGGCCCATTGTCACCGCATCGTTAATCAGCACTCTATTGGTGCTTGTTGTTACCGGGTGGGTTCACCAACTAACGCGTAAAATCAAATGA